Proteins encoded by one window of Vitreimonas flagellata:
- a CDS encoding FecCD family ABC transporter permease, with protein MSASLRTNLALMALSLAAFFAALWLGPTPLANPFASDEATRTIVWDIRLPRAMTAWFVGAALGLAGAALQGLLRNPLADAGVLGLSGFAALGAVIAFAFGFANFAPVLAVLFALGASLIVVALGWAARGPASLALIGVGLSSFAGGLIALALNLAPNPGALADLVNWTLGSVEARSYEHVALVSFLTIVGAGLIFAAARGLQALTLGEESAAAIGANIMRTRTLVVLGAAACTGGATAVAGIIGFVGIAAPHFVRAVAGHDPARLLLPSALAGGAMLVCADIAVRLSPTDTELKLGVAAALIGGPVFALIAARLASRGGDI; from the coding sequence ATGAGTGCTTCTCTACGTACCAATCTCGCGCTGATGGCACTCAGCCTCGCCGCATTTTTTGCAGCGCTTTGGCTCGGGCCGACGCCGCTCGCCAATCCGTTCGCTTCCGATGAGGCGACGCGGACCATCGTCTGGGACATCCGCCTCCCGCGCGCGATGACCGCTTGGTTCGTCGGCGCAGCGCTCGGTCTTGCCGGCGCAGCGCTTCAAGGTTTGCTTCGCAACCCGCTCGCGGATGCCGGTGTGCTCGGCCTTTCCGGCTTCGCAGCTCTGGGCGCTGTTATTGCGTTTGCGTTTGGCTTTGCCAATTTTGCGCCGGTGCTTGCCGTGCTGTTCGCACTCGGCGCGTCGCTCATCGTCGTCGCGCTCGGTTGGGCCGCGCGTGGGCCGGCGAGTTTGGCGTTGATTGGCGTGGGCCTTTCCAGCTTCGCCGGCGGCCTTATCGCACTGGCCTTGAATCTCGCACCAAATCCCGGCGCGCTCGCTGATCTCGTGAATTGGACTCTCGGCTCCGTCGAGGCGCGCTCCTATGAGCACGTCGCGCTCGTGAGCTTTCTTACTATCGTAGGCGCCGGTCTCATTTTCGCCGCGGCGCGTGGCCTTCAAGCGCTGACGCTCGGCGAAGAATCCGCCGCCGCGATCGGCGCCAATATCATGCGCACGCGCACGCTCGTCGTACTTGGCGCTGCCGCGTGCACCGGTGGCGCGACCGCGGTCGCCGGCATTATCGGTTTCGTCGGCATTGCCGCACCGCACTTTGTACGGGCCGTCGCGGGGCACGATCCGGCGCGCTTGTTGTTGCCTAGCGCGCTGGCCGGCGGCGCGATGTTGGTTTGCGCCGACATCGCAGTGCGTTTGTCGCCGACCGACACTGAACTCAAACTCGGCGTCGCAGCAGCCCTCATCGGTGGGCCGGTGTTTGCGCTGATCGCCGCGCGGCTCGCGTCACGAGGAGGCGATATATGA
- the arsC gene encoding arsenate reductase (glutaredoxin) (This arsenate reductase requires both glutathione and glutaredoxin to convert arsenate to arsenite, after which the efflux transporter formed by ArsA and ArsB can extrude the arsenite from the cell, providing resistance.): MAKKATIYHNPKCSTSRQVLAMIEAAGYKPEVVEYLNAGWTKKQLKELFAAAGLTARQALRTKAAEAEELGLLDPKVSDARLINAMVEHPILVERPFVVTAKGTLLARPKERVQEIL, encoded by the coding sequence ATGGCGAAGAAGGCGACCATCTATCACAACCCGAAATGCTCCACCTCGCGCCAGGTGCTTGCGATGATCGAAGCCGCTGGCTACAAGCCAGAAGTCGTCGAATACCTGAACGCTGGCTGGACCAAGAAGCAGCTCAAAGAGCTCTTCGCCGCCGCTGGTCTCACTGCCCGCCAAGCGCTCCGGACCAAAGCCGCCGAAGCGGAGGAGCTTGGTTTGCTCGACCCGAAAGTGAGCGACGCTAGGCTGATCAATGCGATGGTCGAGCATCCCATTCTCGTGGAACGCCCATTCGTCGTCACGGCGAAGGGCACGTTGCTCGCACGCCCAAAAGAACGCGTGCAAGAAATCCTCTAA
- a CDS encoding ABC transporter substrate-binding protein has protein sequence MRWVLCALALVCASPAWAEPQRIVSLDYCADQFVLALADRDQITALSRGSQRDDSYFRARAQGIRQTRGTLEEVLALRPDLVVRNWGGPWDAEQVYARFGIPVLQVGDTPTFAQAREDVVDAARTLGHAERGQAIARDLDIRLARLRANAPRERQAVMYLSSYGGVPGSGVLMDDVITQAGGRNVRTDASWTVLPLESMITAPPALIALGFFDTGRSAVNAWSPARHPAVQRALADARTIDLPAASISCEAWYAIDAAEAIAAALRAP, from the coding sequence GTGCGTTGGGTTCTCTGCGCGTTAGCGCTTGTCTGTGCGTCGCCCGCGTGGGCTGAGCCGCAGCGTATCGTGTCGCTCGATTATTGCGCCGACCAATTCGTGCTCGCACTCGCGGATCGCGATCAGATCACAGCGCTCTCTCGCGGCTCGCAGCGCGACGATTCCTATTTTCGCGCTCGCGCGCAGGGTATTCGCCAAACTCGCGGCACCCTTGAAGAAGTGCTCGCGCTGCGGCCCGATCTCGTGGTGCGCAATTGGGGCGGGCCGTGGGACGCCGAGCAGGTCTATGCGCGCTTCGGCATTCCGGTTCTTCAGGTCGGCGACACGCCAACATTCGCGCAAGCGCGCGAAGACGTCGTCGATGCGGCGCGCACTCTTGGCCATGCCGAACGCGGTCAAGCCATCGCGCGCGATCTCGATATTCGTCTTGCGCGCTTACGCGCCAACGCGCCGCGCGAACGTCAGGCGGTGATGTATCTCTCGTCCTACGGCGGCGTGCCTGGATCGGGCGTTTTGATGGATGATGTCATCACACAGGCCGGCGGTCGTAACGTGCGAACCGATGCGAGTTGGACCGTGCTGCCGCTCGAAAGCATGATCACGGCGCCACCAGCTCTGATTGCACTCGGCTTCTTCGACACCGGCCGCAGCGCCGTAAACGCCTGGTCGCCAGCGCGCCACCCAGCTGTTCAGCGCGCGCTGGCTGACGCGCGTACAATTGATCTGCCCGCGGCATCGATCTCATGCGAGGCTTGGTACGCGATCGATGCGGCTGAGGCGATTGCAGCTGCGTTGCGTGCGCCATGA
- a CDS encoding DUF7079 family protein → MKTPFTEAEITRRKPVWIGLSDVFLDTDVSLFDARLSKTLKESGFDADEVEKILREEVGPVFFTNLTVVAGEWAGWPDEWIVSEVTKYLSKTEVLRIAQKLRSKPVVDQLVKSDWLRVKTLTWGAT, encoded by the coding sequence ATGAAAACACCTTTCACCGAGGCCGAGATCACACGTCGAAAACCGGTTTGGATCGGGCTGTCTGATGTTTTTCTCGATACGGATGTCAGCCTTTTCGATGCGCGACTTTCAAAGACGCTAAAGGAATCTGGTTTCGACGCGGACGAAGTCGAAAAGATACTTCGAGAGGAGGTTGGCCCTGTATTTTTCACCAATCTAACGGTCGTGGCAGGCGAATGGGCCGGGTGGCCGGATGAATGGATCGTCAGCGAAGTCACCAAGTATCTGTCGAAGACCGAGGTCTTGCGCATCGCGCAAAAGCTTCGCAGCAAACCCGTGGTGGACCAATTGGTGAAGTCCGACTGGCTACGCGTGAAAACACTCACTTGGGGCGCCACGTGA
- the efp gene encoding elongation factor P: MVKVIASDVRKGNVLEHEDGKLYVVMSHETFRPGKGTPTTTIVMRRIIDGVKTTAVYKTTDGLEKAFVEQVKHTYLYDDGDAGLVFMNPSNYDQVHLSRDMVGDSIAYLQPEMVVDLTMYEGQALSIELPPRIVATIETTEPVVKGQTASSSYKPAMLDIGVKTMVPPHIDAGTRVVISTEDGSYVERAKD, translated from the coding sequence GTGGTTAAGGTCATCGCCAGCGACGTCCGCAAAGGCAACGTGCTCGAGCACGAAGACGGCAAGCTCTATGTCGTCATGAGCCACGAAACCTTCCGTCCAGGCAAGGGCACGCCCACGACCACGATCGTCATGCGTCGCATCATCGACGGCGTGAAGACGACGGCCGTCTATAAAACGACGGACGGCCTGGAGAAGGCCTTCGTCGAGCAGGTCAAGCACACGTACCTCTATGACGACGGCGACGCTGGTCTCGTGTTCATGAATCCGTCGAACTACGACCAGGTGCACCTCTCGCGGGACATGGTGGGCGATTCCATCGCGTACCTGCAGCCGGAAATGGTGGTCGATCTGACCATGTACGAAGGCCAAGCGCTGTCGATCGAATTGCCGCCGCGCATCGTGGCCACAATCGAAACCACCGAACCGGTGGTGAAAGGCCAAACGGCGTCGTCGTCGTACAAGCCGGCCATGCTCGATATCGGCGTCAAGACCATGGTGCCGCCGCACATCGACGCCGGCACGCGTGTCGTCATTTCGACTGAAGACGGCTCGTACGTCGAGCGCGCGAAGGATTGA
- a CDS encoding AAC(3)-I family aminoglycoside N-acetyltransferase — protein sequence MMSFSVERLQSGEIARFRAMNALFAAVFEDPDSYATAPPSDAYVEALLRNDTVFPLVAIEQGEIVGALVAYELVKFEQARSEIYIYDLAVAETHRRRGVATALIKRLREIAAERGAWVLYVQADYGDEPAIALYTKLGRREDVMHFDIDPAK from the coding sequence ATGATGAGTTTCAGCGTTGAGCGTTTGCAAAGTGGCGAAATCGCGCGGTTTCGCGCGATGAACGCGCTGTTCGCAGCCGTGTTCGAAGACCCGGACAGCTATGCCACCGCGCCGCCGAGCGATGCTTATGTCGAAGCGCTGCTGCGCAACGACACCGTGTTCCCACTTGTCGCGATCGAGCAGGGCGAGATCGTCGGCGCGCTGGTGGCGTATGAACTGGTAAAGTTCGAACAGGCGCGCAGCGAGATCTATATCTACGACCTCGCCGTCGCCGAAACGCATCGCCGCCGTGGGGTCGCTACCGCGTTGATCAAACGCCTGCGCGAAATTGCGGCCGAGCGCGGCGCCTGGGTGCTCTACGTCCAGGCCGATTATGGCGATGAGCCCGCGATCGCGCTCTACACCAAACTCGGCCGCCGCGAAGACGTGATGCACTTCGACATCGATCCGGCTAAATAG
- the epmA gene encoding EF-P lysine aminoacylase EpmA: protein MTIPSPFWDRARHQDRQGFLHKRAAILRAVREWFWAQGFVEVEPTMLTLSPGAETHIDAFEVDGRYLHTSPEFAMKKLLAAGEKNIFFLGKTWRRGETGPLHAPEFTMIEWYRAGAPYEAIMDDCVEVVRVAAKAAGASVFDWAKRSCDPFTAAERLTVHDAFEQLSPVPMPDNGDAFSAALVQHIEPQLGDGALTLLTEYPIREAALARRSPRDASVAERFELYACGVELANGFGELTDPVEQRKRLIEAMDEKQKRYGARWPIDEDFLAALAHMPPASGVALGFDRLVMLATGARHINDVLWTPG from the coding sequence ATGACCATACCTTCCCCCTTCTGGGACCGGGCTCGGCATCAGGACCGCCAGGGCTTCCTGCATAAGCGGGCGGCGATCCTGCGCGCTGTGCGGGAATGGTTCTGGGCGCAGGGCTTCGTGGAGGTGGAGCCGACGATGCTGACGCTGTCGCCCGGCGCGGAGACGCATATCGATGCGTTCGAGGTGGACGGCCGATACCTCCACACCTCCCCCGAATTCGCGATGAAGAAGCTCCTGGCGGCCGGCGAGAAGAACATCTTCTTTCTGGGCAAGACCTGGCGGCGCGGTGAGACCGGGCCGCTGCACGCGCCTGAGTTCACAATGATCGAATGGTATCGCGCGGGCGCGCCGTACGAGGCGATCATGGACGATTGCGTGGAGGTCGTGCGCGTGGCGGCGAAGGCGGCAGGCGCGTCGGTCTTCGACTGGGCCAAGCGCAGCTGCGATCCGTTCACGGCGGCGGAGCGGCTGACGGTGCATGACGCGTTCGAACAACTCTCGCCGGTGCCGATGCCGGATAATGGCGATGCGTTCTCGGCCGCGCTTGTGCAACACATCGAGCCGCAACTCGGCGACGGCGCACTTACGTTGCTGACGGAGTATCCGATCCGCGAGGCCGCACTGGCTCGCCGTTCACCGCGCGATGCGAGCGTGGCTGAGCGGTTTGAGCTTTATGCGTGTGGTGTGGAGCTTGCCAACGGTTTCGGCGAACTCACCGATCCAGTCGAACAACGCAAACGCCTGATTGAAGCGATGGACGAAAAGCAGAAGCGCTACGGCGCGCGTTGGCCGATCGACGAGGATTTTCTGGCAGCACTTGCGCACATGCCGCCCGCGAGCGGTGTTGCGCTGGGCTTCGATCGCCTAGTGATGCTGGCAACGGGCGCGCGGCACATCAACGATGTGTTGTGGACGCCGGGATGA
- a CDS encoding lysine-2,3-aminomutase-like protein codes for MSAKPKPDPLDQVAARYAVAITPAMDALIDPTNPDDPIAAQFRPDARELEIAPDELSDPIGDEPHTPVKGVVHRYPDRCLLKLVHVCPVYCRFCFRREMVGPQGDGTLSGVELDAALAYIESQPGIWEVILTGGDPFLLSARRVREITERLAAIAHVKIIRWHTRIPAVDPLRVTPDLVAALRAAGATTYVVLHTNHVRELTDQARAAIARIVDAGVPMLSQTVLLKGVNDSVEALEDLMRGLVEARVKPYYLHHLDRAQGTSHFRCSIERGQELVQELHQRASGVAQPTYVLDIPGGHGKAPLASPSLRDDGEAYEVRDRDGVWRKYSD; via the coding sequence TTGAGCGCCAAACCGAAACCCGATCCGCTCGACCAGGTGGCCGCGCGTTACGCCGTGGCGATTACGCCGGCGATGGACGCGCTGATCGATCCGACAAATCCAGACGACCCCATCGCCGCACAATTCCGCCCGGACGCGCGCGAACTCGAAATCGCGCCCGACGAATTGAGCGATCCGATTGGCGATGAGCCACATACGCCGGTGAAAGGCGTGGTGCACCGCTATCCCGATCGTTGCTTGCTTAAGCTGGTGCATGTCTGCCCGGTCTATTGTCGCTTCTGCTTTCGCCGCGAGATGGTCGGCCCTCAAGGTGACGGCACGCTGAGCGGCGTGGAGCTCGATGCGGCGCTGGCGTACATCGAAAGCCAGCCCGGCATCTGGGAGGTGATCCTCACTGGTGGCGATCCATTCCTGCTTTCGGCGCGCCGCGTGCGCGAAATCACCGAACGGCTAGCCGCGATCGCGCATGTGAAGATCATCCGCTGGCACACTCGCATACCTGCCGTTGATCCGCTGCGGGTGACGCCGGATTTGGTGGCGGCGCTGCGCGCTGCGGGCGCGACCACGTATGTCGTGCTGCACACTAATCATGTGCGTGAGTTGACCGACCAAGCGCGCGCAGCGATTGCGCGGATCGTCGATGCTGGCGTGCCGATGCTGTCGCAAACGGTGCTGCTGAAAGGCGTCAACGATAGTGTTGAGGCGCTGGAGGATCTGATGCGCGGTTTGGTCGAAGCGCGGGTGAAGCCGTATTATTTGCACCATCTCGATAGGGCGCAGGGCACGTCGCATTTCCGTTGTTCGATCGAACGCGGGCAAGAGCTGGTGCAAGAGCTGCATCAGCGCGCCTCCGGCGTGGCGCAGCCGACTTACGTTCTGGATATTCCCGGCGGTCACGGCAAAGCGCCGCTGGCGAGCCCAAGTTTGCGCGACGATGGCGAAGCGTACGAAGTACGCGATCGCGACGGCGTTTGGCGCAAATACAGCGATTAA
- a CDS encoding ABC transporter ATP-binding protein → MSALLELDKVSVKLRATHALKGVSLNVRPGEVIALLGPNGAGKTTLMRSALGLVPAEGVRSLGGGDPTRLTNRERALQVAYLPQRPQSIWPISVEALVALGRFAHGAAPDRLSANDQAAVDAAIEACGLQALRKRGMDEISGGEKARAHLARALAQHAPLLLLDEPTAGLDPAQALAVADILRTHAKTDGAVVFSTHDIALAASAAHRVVLMHEGRMLAEGEPEKALTRDALEVAYGRPGKLERIGDTFAAVFR, encoded by the coding sequence ATGAGCGCGCTGCTCGAACTCGACAAGGTCAGCGTGAAACTTCGCGCGACGCATGCACTGAAGGGCGTATCGCTCAACGTGCGTCCAGGTGAAGTCATCGCGCTGCTCGGGCCGAATGGCGCCGGCAAGACGACACTCATGCGTTCGGCGCTTGGCCTCGTGCCCGCTGAAGGCGTGCGATCTCTTGGCGGCGGTGATCCGACAAGGCTCACGAACCGCGAACGTGCACTCCAGGTCGCCTATCTCCCGCAACGCCCGCAATCGATCTGGCCGATCAGTGTCGAGGCGCTTGTAGCACTCGGCCGCTTCGCGCATGGCGCTGCGCCGGATCGTTTGAGCGCAAACGATCAAGCCGCCGTCGATGCAGCGATCGAAGCATGCGGACTGCAAGCTCTACGCAAGCGCGGCATGGATGAAATCTCCGGCGGCGAGAAGGCGCGAGCGCATCTGGCGCGTGCTTTGGCGCAACATGCGCCGCTGTTGTTGTTGGACGAACCAACGGCAGGGCTCGATCCGGCGCAAGCTCTCGCCGTGGCCGACATTCTGCGCACGCATGCGAAGACCGACGGCGCTGTTGTGTTTTCGACACATGACATCGCACTTGCGGCCAGCGCCGCGCATCGCGTTGTGCTGATGCACGAGGGTCGCATGTTGGCAGAAGGCGAGCCGGAAAAGGCGCTAACGCGCGATGCGTTGGAAGTCGCGTATGGCCGGCCGGGAAAATTGGAACGGATTGGCGATACGTTCGCCGCTGTGTTTCGCTAA
- a CDS encoding ATP-binding protein, whose amino-acid sequence MALPIVLLVVLQIVLTLDRERQDVENFALGRAERIMALADAQVQSDVAVMRVLATAEMLEAHNWPLAYARVREVASLNPHWRNVIIADRSTNEDVLSLWRPYSSDGAPLDAALVEQETIVREGRGCPCLYLYQPIGADGRYELIVAIAPETMRDLLMRHLPENSIAAMVDRDGDFIARSQQQDERVATPATEFVRNAVASGEPSGIYEGVTYEGFRNHSAFVVSPLTGWSTHVAIASALIERPRAYSNAAIIAGIVLALILAGGVIAWALRDIAQRRLAEQRMAQTQKLEAIGQLTGGVAHDFNNLLTVIIGGLNMLLKRIEDPKQREIAEHMLDAAKRGDKLTKQLLAFSRGKRMELVSIDLHQLAPGMEELLRRSVGADVTIAFDLAADARWVRSDANQLELAILNMVINARDAMPDGGRIIISTRPSVTRDDFIELSVTDTGLGMSPDVVERAMEPFFTTKPAGKGTGLGLAQVFGAARQSGGDVEIDSAPERGTTIRLLLPQIEAPRETSAASEAPAAPTPRGNGQKVLVVDDEAGVLEFVSHALRDAGFSVREAADPGAALRIVESEQIDLLVTDYSMPAMTGLELAERSSSKQPDMRLLIISGWADAEALEKSAARPGLLRKPFDEHALLDAVRAAFERHEVS is encoded by the coding sequence TTGGCGTTGCCGATCGTTCTGCTCGTCGTGCTGCAGATCGTGCTCACGCTCGATCGCGAGCGGCAGGACGTCGAAAACTTTGCACTCGGACGCGCCGAACGCATCATGGCGCTGGCCGATGCGCAGGTGCAATCCGATGTCGCCGTGATGCGCGTCTTGGCCACGGCCGAGATGCTCGAAGCGCACAATTGGCCGCTGGCCTATGCGCGCGTGCGCGAAGTCGCTTCGCTCAACCCACATTGGCGCAACGTGATCATCGCCGATCGCAGCACCAACGAAGACGTGCTCAGCCTATGGCGGCCGTATTCCAGCGACGGCGCTCCGCTCGACGCCGCACTCGTCGAACAGGAGACCATCGTCCGCGAAGGTCGCGGCTGCCCGTGCCTCTATCTGTACCAGCCCATCGGCGCCGATGGCCGCTACGAACTCATCGTCGCGATCGCGCCGGAGACGATGCGGGATCTGTTGATGCGGCATTTGCCGGAAAACTCGATCGCCGCCATGGTCGACCGCGACGGCGATTTCATCGCCCGCAGCCAACAGCAAGACGAACGCGTCGCAACGCCGGCCACTGAATTTGTCCGCAACGCCGTGGCCAGCGGCGAACCCTCCGGTATCTACGAGGGCGTCACCTACGAAGGCTTCCGCAATCACAGCGCCTTCGTCGTCTCGCCCCTCACCGGCTGGTCAACCCACGTCGCGATCGCATCCGCCCTGATCGAACGCCCACGCGCCTATTCGAACGCCGCGATCATCGCCGGCATCGTGCTCGCCCTGATCCTCGCCGGCGGCGTCATCGCCTGGGCGCTCCGCGATATCGCGCAACGTCGCCTGGCCGAACAACGTATGGCGCAAACGCAGAAGCTCGAGGCCATCGGTCAACTCACCGGCGGCGTCGCGCACGATTTCAACAATCTGCTCACCGTCATCATCGGCGGCCTCAACATGCTGCTGAAGCGCATCGAGGATCCCAAGCAACGCGAAATCGCCGAACACATGCTCGACGCGGCCAAACGCGGCGATAAGCTCACCAAGCAATTGCTCGCCTTCTCGCGGGGCAAACGCATGGAGCTTGTGTCGATCGATCTCCACCAATTGGCGCCGGGCATGGAAGAATTGCTCCGCCGTTCCGTCGGCGCGGACGTAACGATCGCGTTCGATCTCGCGGCCGATGCGCGCTGGGTGCGGTCTGATGCAAACCAGCTCGAGCTCGCCATCCTCAACATGGTCATCAATGCACGCGACGCGATGCCCGATGGCGGGCGCATCATAATTTCAACACGTCCGTCGGTTACGCGTGACGACTTCATCGAGCTCTCCGTCACAGACACAGGCCTTGGCATGTCGCCGGACGTGGTCGAGCGCGCGATGGAACCGTTCTTCACGACAAAGCCCGCTGGCAAGGGCACCGGCCTCGGCCTCGCGCAAGTGTTCGGCGCCGCGCGCCAATCCGGCGGCGATGTCGAGATCGACAGCGCACCGGAGCGCGGCACCACGATCCGCCTGCTGCTGCCGCAAATCGAAGCGCCGCGCGAAACAAGCGCCGCCAGCGAAGCGCCCGCGGCGCCCACCCCACGCGGCAACGGGCAGAAGGTCTTGGTCGTGGACGACGAGGCCGGTGTGTTGGAGTTCGTGTCGCATGCGCTCCGCGACGCTGGCTTCTCGGTGCGTGAAGCGGCCGATCCTGGTGCAGCGTTGCGCATCGTGGAGAGCGAACAGATCGATTTGCTGGTCACCGATTATTCGATGCCAGCGATGACAGGCTTGGAGTTGGCCGAGCGCAGTAGCTCCAAACAGCCGGACATGCGCTTGCTCATCATATCCGGCTGGGCTGATGCGGAAGCGCTGGAAAAATCCGCCGCGCGCCCAGGGCTGCTGCGCAAGCCGTTTGACGAACACGCGCTGCTCGACGCCGTGCGTGCGGCATTTGAGCGGCATGAGGTTTCTTAA
- a CDS encoding GNAT family N-acetyltransferase, whose amino-acid sequence MIRSATERDYPAIRQIIRHAFNQDDEANLVDQLRADGEALVELVSATDIALQGHILYSPLKIERDGEILSAAALAPVSVLPAFQRAGLGKALIEAGNAACADLGLSAIIVLGHPDYYPRFGFSAAAAESLQAPFSGPAFMALELRPDALKAGGRVRYAKAFGV is encoded by the coding sequence GTGATCCGCTCTGCCACCGAACGCGACTACCCCGCGATCCGCCAGATCATCCGTCATGCGTTCAATCAGGACGATGAAGCGAATCTGGTCGATCAGCTGCGCGCCGATGGCGAGGCGCTGGTAGAACTCGTTTCGGCGACGGACATCGCGTTGCAGGGCCATATCCTCTACTCGCCGCTCAAAATCGAACGCGACGGCGAGATTTTATCAGCGGCGGCGTTGGCGCCGGTTTCCGTCCTTCCGGCCTTCCAACGAGCCGGGCTAGGCAAGGCGCTGATCGAAGCCGGCAACGCCGCCTGCGCTGATCTTGGCCTGTCGGCGATCATTGTTTTGGGCCATCCGGACTATTATCCACGCTTCGGCTTCTCGGCGGCGGCGGCGGAATCACTGCAAGCTCCGTTCTCGGGTCCGGCCTTTATGGCGCTAGAGCTTCGGCCCGATGCGCTGAAAGCCGGTGGTCGCGTGCGATACGCGAAGGCTTTCGGAGTTTAG
- a CDS encoding long-chain-acyl-CoA synthetase, producing the protein MSLTGVIRREWRFLQGVSRTLWSVREIKPDSKVLVCDDFERAVDEFADHTAMVFEGERYTYRQLDALANRFAAWGDGLGLKHGDTVALLLPNRAEYIPAWMGLAKIGVATALINNNLTGAALAHCLSISNADHVITDTESLEAIDTMRAVLARPLTYWSIDATGPLEDGRRALDLKEPRLAPERPLASHRLGLTANDVALYIFTSGTTGMPKAAKITHMRAQLYMRSFAAATNAHAADNIYCVLPLYHATGGLCGVGAALLKGGTVVLRRKFSTTHFWDDVADNNCTMFVYIGELCRYLVNAEEHPKERAHRLRLGFGNGLRPEVWAEFQQRFNVPRILEFYGSTEGNVSMFNFDGHAGAIGRVPPYLQRNFAVRLVKFDVEAEMPVRDENGMCVLADLGEPGEAVGLIKNDARHNYTGYADKAASEKKILRDVIEKGDAWFRTGDLMRQDKDGYFYFVDRIGDTFRWKGENVSTTEVAQVIARYRGVDEVNVYGVGVGKLDGRAGMAAITPGEGFELGGLRGFLARELPAYARPIFIRIQPAIETTGTFKYRKVDLVRDGFDPHKCEHEIWFDHPERHEYVRVTPELYDQIQAGAFKL; encoded by the coding sequence ATGAGTTTGACGGGTGTGATCAGGCGCGAATGGCGGTTCTTGCAGGGCGTGTCGCGCACGCTTTGGTCCGTGCGCGAGATCAAGCCTGACTCGAAAGTGCTCGTCTGCGACGATTTCGAACGCGCGGTCGATGAATTCGCCGACCACACCGCGATGGTTTTCGAGGGCGAACGCTACACGTACCGCCAGCTCGATGCGCTCGCCAATCGCTTCGCCGCATGGGGCGATGGCCTGGGTCTGAAGCACGGCGACACCGTCGCGCTCTTGTTGCCGAACCGAGCTGAATACATCCCGGCCTGGATGGGCCTCGCCAAAATCGGCGTCGCCACTGCGCTGATCAACAACAACTTGACGGGCGCCGCGCTCGCCCACTGCCTCTCGATTTCGAACGCCGATCACGTGATCACCGACACCGAGAGCCTGGAGGCGATCGATACGATGCGCGCCGTACTCGCGCGTCCGCTGACCTATTGGTCCATCGACGCGACCGGCCCGCTCGAAGACGGCCGCCGCGCGCTCGATCTCAAAGAACCGCGCCTCGCACCCGAGCGCCCACTCGCTTCGCACCGTCTTGGTCTCACCGCGAACGACGTAGCGCTTTACATCTTCACGTCGGGCACCACCGGCATGCCGAAGGCCGCGAAGATCACACACATGCGGGCGCAACTCTACATGCGCAGCTTTGCGGCCGCGACCAACGCCCATGCCGCCGACAACATCTATTGCGTTCTCCCGCTCTATCACGCGACGGGCGGTCTCTGCGGTGTTGGCGCGGCTTTGCTGAAAGGCGGCACGGTCGTGCTGCGCCGCAAGTTCTCGACAACGCATTTCTGGGACGACGTCGCCGACAACAATTGTACGATGTTCGTCTACATCGGCGAACTCTGCCGTTACCTCGTCAACGCTGAAGAGCATCCGAAAGAGCGCGCGCATCGTCTGCGCTTGGGTTTCGGCAATGGCTTGCGCCCTGAGGTTTGGGCAGAGTTTCAGCAGCGCTTCAACGTACCGCGCATTCTGGAGTTCTACGGCTCGACCGAAGGCAACGTGTCGATGTTCAATTTCGACGGTCACGCCGGCGCAATTGGGCGTGTGCCGCCCTATCTGCAGCGCAATTTCGCCGTGCGCTTGGTGAAATTCGACGTCGAAGCCGAGATGCCGGTCCGCGACGAAAACGGCATGTGCGTGCTCGCCGATTTGGGCGAACCAGGCGAGGCTGTTGGCCTCATCAAGAACGACGCGCGCCACAATTATACCGGCTACGCGGACAAAGCCGCGTCCGAGAAAAAGATCCTGCGTGACGTGATCGAGAAAGGCGATGCGTGGTTCCGCACCGGTGACCTCATGCGCCAAGACAAGGACGGCTATTTCTATTTCGTCGATCGCATCGGCGACACGTTCCGTTGGAAGGGCGAAAACGTCTCGACCACTGAAGTCGCGCAAGTGATCGCGCGGTATCGCGGCGTCGATGAAGTGAACGTCTATGGTGTCGGCGTCGGTAAACTCGACGGTCGCGCCGGCATGGCCGCGATCACGCCGGGCGAAGGTTTTGAGCTAGGCGGCTTACGCGGATTCCTCGCGCGCGAATTGCCAGCCTATGCGCGGCCGATCTTCATTCGCATTCAGCCTGCGATCGAAACGACGGGGACGTTCAAGTATCGCAAGGTGGATCTCGTGCGCGACGGCTTCGATCCGCACAAATGCGAGCATGAAATCTGGTTCGACCACCCTGAGCGGCACGAATACGTGCGCGTGACGCCAGAGCTGTACGACCAGATTCAGGCCGGCGCGTTCAAGCTTTAG